A genomic region of Eucalyptus grandis isolate ANBG69807.140 chromosome 5, ASM1654582v1, whole genome shotgun sequence contains the following coding sequences:
- the LOC120293757 gene encoding uncharacterized protein LOC120293757, producing the protein MEQPQKLGVLAQKKGQMGGRAKRRTLTKSLSELEVEELKGFVDLGFVFLEEDRVDSSLVSIIPGLQRLGNKIKDGEEDDEDAGESVVVARPYLSEAWEWWEEKRKEDPLMNWKVPLLGTRPT; encoded by the coding sequence ATGGAACAACCTCAGAAGCTCGGAGTTCTCGCACAGAAAAAGGGCCAAATGGGAGGAAGAGCAAAGAGAAGGACCTTGACTAAGAGCTTGTCGGAGCTCGAGGTCGAAGAGCTAAAAGGGTTCGTGGATCTGGGGTTCGTCTTCTTGGAGGAAGACAGAGTCGACTCAAGCTTGGTCTCCATCATTCCTGGGCTACAGAGACTGGGCAACAAAATTAAagatggtgaagaagatgacgaaGATGCCGGTGAGTCTGTAGTTGTTGCGAGGCCTTATCTGTCGGAGGCGTGGGAATGGtgggaggagaagaggaaggaggatcCATTGATGAACTGGAAGGTTCCGCTCTTGGGAACGAGACCGACATGA